From the genome of Nicotiana tabacum cultivar K326 chromosome 2, ASM71507v2, whole genome shotgun sequence:
atgatttgcgataatataatgaatgttattgataatggtattgttgggtatttgtgatagtttttaaaacttatgggtataagtcatgtttcatatttttccaaaccaaacttcacccaaaacagatgtccaaacacattttaatcttcaaaccaaacttcacccaaatcagatttttcaaaataaatttggaaatctatggccaaacgctagcttatTAGCGGCTATGGAACCATCTAAAACCATATTCAAGCAAATCGAAAGATACTTTACTAAATGTTTTTGGGGTTCTGCTGATGGTAAACAAAGGTATCATTGGAGCTCTTGGGGCAACATGTGTTATCCAAAGGAGGAGGGAGGTTTGGGCTTTAGAAGCATGATGGATATCTGTGAAAGTTTTGCAATTAAAAAATGGTGGAGATTCAGGACATGCCAGTCTCTTTGGGCTGATTTTCTTATGGCTAAATACTGCAGTAGACAACACCCTTGTGAGAAGAAATGGTCCAAGAGACAGTCACATGCCTGGAAGAAGTTGTTACAGGCAAGGGACAGAGAGGAAGAGAACATAGTGTGGAATATCAATAAAGGAGCTATTAGCTTATGGTCGGATAACTGGACAGGATTGGGGGCATTAGCTGACAAAGTCATGCTTGAAGAACATCCAGACAGAAGAATGATCATGGAGTCTAGAGTAGGGGGCAATGGTCTTTTGCTGAATTAACACAACTCCCAGAATTCATTATGGAGCTGATCAATTCAATTAAAATTGGAGATCTATCAGAATGATGAGCCAGTATGGAAAGTCACAACAGGTAAATTTACTACCAAGTCTGCTTGGCATTTGATCTGAAAGACTAAAAACTGTCAAccttttctaaagaaaatttggAACAAGTTTATCCCCTTTAAAATGTATTTTCTTATgtggagattgattaaaagaaaGCTACCATTCAACGATACTATAGGCAGGTTTGGTCATCACATTGTGTCTAGATGCTCTTGCTATAGAATACCACAAGCAGAAGACATGATGCATACCTTTGTTTCTGGGAAATGGCTATAAAAATCTGGAAATTCTTTGGTGAGCCAACGGGCATCAGGTGGGAAGATTGTAGTATTACTGCAATGCTGTCTACATGGTGGGGTTCAAGAACAAAGAATATTTTACATATGATGTTAATGAGAATAATTTCTATTGTTATATGTTGGGAGCTTTGGAAAGCTAGGTGTGCTACTAGATATGGAGGTAATAGAATATCTATTGCAGTGCTACTAGATATTGCAAGTGTTCAATACTTCATTTCAATTCATTTGAGATGGGTGATTCTTAAGCACAATGTGCCTTTGGAGGGAAACACGCAATGGAAATACATTTGTGACAGATTGGTATCTCTTATTCCTAGAATAAAAAGCATGCCAATTAAGTGGATGAAACCTCCAGCAAACTGGATAGAAGTGAACACAGATGGGAGTAGCTTTAATGATGGAAGAAATGGAGGAAGGGGCATAGTCAGACATTACGAAGCTAAGTTAGTGTTGGCTTTTTCACAATAACTAGAtattggaaaaaataattattccGAGGCAAAGGCAGCTTGGTTTGTGGAGTTCATTGGTGCTTGAGTAATGAATATTTCAATATCATCCTTGAATGTGACTCCATGCTAATCATTCAAATGTTGCAAGGAAAAATAAATATGCCATGGCATCTACATCCGATtatcaaagaagtaaagaagatggtTGAACAAGGTAACGCCAATATTAAATTCAGTCATTACTTTAGGGAAAGGAATCAAGTGGCTGATGTGATGGAAAAATAGGGAGCAAATGGATACGACATGGTGATTTTTGACCCTGGAGATTTACCTAGACAGGCTTTGGGATGTTTAAGAATGGATAAATGGCAGATGCCATCTTTTAGACACAGGGCTGTGAAGAACTCTTATTTAGTGCCTGTTGGAGTTGGATAAGTTCATCAGAAGTACACATAGGTTTGTAGTAATAGGAAAAGGAGTATATTTTTGTAAAGAGCTAATATGGTATTTTGACATCTCAACGGTTATGTCCATTTTAACTTGGAAGCATGTGAATGTACAGTCTCCTTTTTattgtattaatttttttttttatctatagAGGGTGCTGCCACCGTACGGCAGAAACAATTAAAAAACATTATTCTTTGGGATTGTATACATCTTCCCATATTTGTGCTGATTCATAATGAAGTATATTACAATTTCACCCATTTTTGGGTGTATTTACATTAAGCAACAGTATCATGTAACACTACTTCGTCGAAGTCTTTTATTAAATTATGTACAATTAATATGAGCCTTATTCTACTAAGAATTGACATCAGATCTCCTCTAGGTTAGAATCCACCAAAACGACATCACCATAGAATCGTAGACCTCTTCTAGGAACACTTTGACACTACCGAAAATGAATTATTTTAGTATATAAGTGaatttaaaatcataattttgaaaaaagaaaagttcgtcctctattatttgtaatttttttgcGTGTTaacttgttgttgttgctgttgttgttgttgttcttcttctctaCTTTATATTTCTCTTTCATCATCTATGCCAACTCCACGGGTCACCGATCCTTATAAGTTGTCTTggtattttgtttttgtttcatttttcattgaatattttttaagaaattcattatttttctttatgaGTTAAATTctctgaaatattttttttaatatgatgTCGTTATGGAATTTCTATCTATTCACTTCTTTAAATAGtgaatttttttgcattttttgcgtACGCCACTATGTGTCATCTATCCAATGAAAACTTGAGAAATGAATACAATAAGAAATGAAGAGGAGCCAAGATTTCATTATTATAAAGGATCTAATATCACTTTTACAGGAAGGCTTGACATGCTATTAATGTGTTTACTGTgatttaaattataatattttagcCACTTTTATAGTGACTTACGAATCTTTCCTATTCCGGTGATTTTATATTTCTTACCATTCCCAAAAAGTCACACTTCCTCCTTGAAACACTGTTAGTGAGAAAATTTCTTCCACtctgtcatgtgctttgagcagccactatcaaTATATTCTTGGCTGATTCCTCTTACTTTAGCATGCAGAACATATCAgaggttagatttaggaacctaAACCAGCTTTGGTCCCCCTCTTATAACTGAAAGGATgaatcaaatatttttttcatccAGCTTGGTAAGTTAAGACTTCATCACAAaagaagtctttctttctttttgattcaAAATTGGAGCCCTTTTATTTTGTATATTGAACAGTACTAAGCAAGTTTCTCTATAGTGACTAGTATTAGCATAATGCGTACAGATCACGTCCAATTCACACTCCAATTAAGGAAATATGAATGGTCGTTATAAAAATAAACCCAACGCGAGTTGAGTCGAATCTACAAGGAGTTTAGAGTGGGTGTTGAGGTAAATACTCAAGAGAGAAACTTGAAATAACTAGATTTAGCTTCCAAACAAAGGTGGGTAAAAATTGTGCTAAATTAAACTACTAATGTTTTTTTCACTAGGCTAATGAATAAGTaataactaaaatatttttgagatttttttaAATAGAGAAAAGCCTAGGGTTGTAACATTAACCTAGGTGTAAATCTAATGGGTAGAGTAAATTTATGCTTGGCTGATAGATCGGGGTTTGTTATGACTCTCAATACACAagtactcactcaatacctcttggtTAAAGAGTGATCAAGCCCAAATTGGTTCTCTCGAGTTCAAACGGAGCAATGAAAGCAATTGAATGAGTCCAAATTGGATTATCCTTATCTCTAGTTCAAATCCTTGAATTAAACTAATCAATACTTCAACTAGTTCAATTCTAGTTAGCCAAATTTTTCTAGACAAaattcctctttctcaagtaagaacaaagtcaaataggcatgaatcaatgtttgcaactattaattaTAACTTTAAaacataaacaaggctaaataatattAACCCAATCAATAGCAAGTATTAATTAAACACCCATAAattttacacactagggttggatcacaaccctagataaaaatctagctactcattatggacatgaaaaaataaaaagaagaagaaattaaatacaTAAAGCTAAATTAAATTGGAAAAGTAATTGATCCTATCTAATTTTAGCTCAAAGTTTTCCCAAATAGCTAAGAATAACAACCAGCTACTGCTACAATACAAAAAAATTACTCTAAAAAGTGTTTCATACCTATTTTTAGTGCTCCGAATCTtctgacaaaaatacccttcgAAGAGTTTTGTGGCCGCACATTAACATTTGTTGTCAGCACTTTGCTAGGTTACTGTTGTGGGTGATTTCAGTTGGaggagttctgcggccgcactttagcttctgcggccgcatttGGATTCCAGCGGGCCGCATTTGAGAATGCTTCAGGCTTATTCAATTGCACCTTCTCTGATCTTTCAGGCTTGTCAGTGTGAACCTATTTTGCAAACCAAGTGTGACCGCACTTTTTAGTCAGCGGACCGCACTTCTGCCTAAATTCCTTGAAGCTCCAGTTCTTCTTTTGCGGCTGCATTTTAtcttctgcggaccacacttGCTTTTGTGGCAATAGATGAAATTCTGTGGACTACACTTTTCTTAGCATTTCTCTTCTTTGCTGAAATTGGTTAGATCATCTCCTTTTTGAGTTATTTTTCTTCATTGAAATACTTTCTCAGCACATCTGCAATTCAACAATTTTTATTAGATTCGAAGacaaaaatcagtacttttcggACTATAAACTATagcaagaaggtactaataaatggttaaaatccacacttatcatgT
Proteins encoded in this window:
- the LOC142166391 gene encoding putative mitochondrial protein AtMg00310 yields the protein MEPSKTIFKQIERYFTKCFWGSADGKQRYHWSSWGNMCYPKEEGGLGFRSMMDICESFAIKKWWRFRTCQSLWADFLMAKYCSRQHPCEKKWSKRQSHAWKKLLQARDREEENIVWNINKGAISLWSDNWTGLGALADKVMLEEHPDRRMIMESRVGGNGLLLN